A window of Ignavibacterium sp. contains these coding sequences:
- a CDS encoding HAD family phosphatase: MSKRKYSAIVFDLGQVLIPFDYNIFIRAVNKHKAGLGEEFVRKYNQNYHIHRDFERGKISEKDFIAQMIEWLEHKVTAEQFVKYWSSIFSLNENVISLLPKLKEKYRLYLLSNTNSIHQKYGYQHYDFLKIFDKLFLSHEVGFVKPEEGIYRAVESYSKLPPEEHIFIDDIEEYVEAAKKVGWDGVQFTGYDNLVKDFSDKGILS, translated from the coding sequence ATGAGCAAAAGAAAATATTCTGCAATAGTATTTGACCTTGGTCAGGTTCTGATTCCATTTGACTATAATATTTTTATCCGTGCTGTTAACAAGCATAAAGCCGGACTTGGTGAAGAGTTTGTAAGAAAGTATAATCAGAATTACCATATTCATCGTGATTTTGAGCGCGGTAAAATTTCTGAAAAGGATTTTATCGCGCAGATGATTGAATGGCTTGAGCATAAAGTAACTGCCGAACAGTTTGTTAAATATTGGTCTTCAATTTTTTCACTTAATGAAAATGTAATTTCTTTGCTTCCAAAGCTCAAAGAAAAATACAGACTGTATCTTCTCTCGAATACAAATTCGATACATCAGAAATACGGTTATCAACATTACGATTTTCTGAAAATCTTTGACAAACTTTTTCTTTCTCACGAAGTCGGATTTGTTAAACCTGAAGAGGGTATTTACCGGGCAGTTGAAAGTTATTCAAAACTTCCGCCTGAAGAACACATCTTCATTGATGACATCGAAGAATATGTTGAAGCAGCAAAAAAAGTTGGATGGGACGGAGTTCAGTTTACGGGATATGATAATCTTGTTAAAGATTTTTCAGATAAAGGAATTTTATCTTGA
- a CDS encoding L,D-transpeptidase produces MTKSLLKYSFLISAIAFLIKCSDNKNSNQAKVQIDSTIKTQDSLILIKDTIPALPLINYIFISPPKQNRYKFLIENYDTIGAKIILALNRLDERFIRKPDSIVVPDTIINDKLLYSPFPKHIALLESVKKILLVDQHIQAFAAYEYGNLVNWGPTSTGKRSTPTPNGLFHTNWKAKETISTDNEDWILPWYFNLENFRGISIHQFELPGYPASHACVRLLEEDAFWIYNWAEQWILTKDGEFIIAYGTPVIIYGQYDFKGIKPWLLLPTEPEKAMVNEDELNEIINEHILTIINRQEEREKIINPQLSLSN; encoded by the coding sequence TTGACAAAATCTCTTTTGAAATACTCGTTTCTGATATCAGCAATTGCCTTTTTAATCAAATGTTCTGATAATAAAAATTCTAACCAGGCAAAAGTACAGATTGATTCGACTATTAAAACACAAGACTCACTAATTTTAATTAAAGATACAATTCCCGCTTTGCCGTTAATTAATTACATTTTTATTTCTCCACCAAAGCAGAACAGATATAAATTTCTTATTGAAAATTATGATACAATCGGAGCCAAAATAATTTTAGCACTGAATCGTCTTGATGAAAGGTTTATAAGAAAACCAGATTCAATTGTTGTTCCTGATACTATAATAAATGATAAATTGCTCTACTCACCTTTTCCAAAACACATAGCACTATTAGAAAGTGTAAAAAAAATTCTTCTTGTTGATCAGCATATTCAGGCATTTGCAGCTTATGAGTATGGTAATCTTGTGAACTGGGGACCAACAAGCACAGGAAAGAGATCAACTCCGACACCTAATGGTTTATTTCACACAAACTGGAAAGCCAAAGAAACAATCAGCACAGATAATGAAGATTGGATTCTTCCTTGGTATTTTAATCTGGAAAATTTTCGTGGTATTTCGATACATCAATTTGAATTACCGGGTTATCCGGCAAGTCATGCTTGCGTAAGATTACTTGAAGAAGATGCTTTCTGGATTTACAACTGGGCGGAACAATGGATATTAACAAAGGACGGTGAATTTATTATAGCATATGGTACACCCGTAATCATTTATGGTCAGTATGATTTTAAAGGAATAAAACCCTGGTTACTTCTTCCGACTGAACCGGAAAAAGCGATGGTAAATGAAGATGAATTGAATGAAATCATAAACGAACATATCTTAACAATAATAAACAGACAGGAAGAACGAGAAAAAATTATTAATCCACAATTAAGTTTGAGTAATTGA
- a CDS encoding GNAT family N-acetyltransferase translates to MEVIHDKVNNRFVINIDGLDSFVEYSLNEKEMNLYHTYTPPQLRGKGLAEKVVRAAIEYAKENSLKVIPSCSYVAVFMQRHPEYSELLK, encoded by the coding sequence ATGGAAGTAATACACGATAAAGTAAACAACAGATTTGTAATTAACATTGATGGACTGGATTCATTTGTTGAATATTCGCTTAATGAAAAAGAAATGAATCTTTATCACACTTATACTCCGCCTCAACTAAGAGGAAAAGGATTAGCTGAAAAAGTTGTTCGCGCTGCAATTGAATATGCAAAAGAAAACAGTTTAAAAGTAATTCCTTCTTGTTCTTATGTCGCTGTTTTTATGCAACGACATCCTGAATATTCTGAATTGTTAAAATAA
- a CDS encoding prolyl oligopeptidase family serine peptidase, translated as MKLLNFILLTIIIATTSYSQMKYPETKKVEVVDNYHGTLVADPYRWLEDDNSEETKAWVEAQNKVTFEYLSKIPFREKIKERFTELYNYPKYSAPFRAGDKFYFFKNDGLQNQSVMYVMDKLDGEEKVFLDPNKFAEDGTKSLSNYSFSKDGKWFAYGVSTGGSDWDEFFVMNAQSGDKLKDHLKWIKFSGIAWKDNGFYYSRYPEPTGSELSQKNQFAKVYYHKLGTDQSEDIVIYEDPTRPDRGFYAGTTDDERFLIITFSEGTSNNGLIVKDLSNPKSEFITIVDDLNNNYGVVDNVGDKLLVLTDYKAPKYRLILIDPKNPSRENWKDVIPESNNVLQSVQIIGEKLVAKYMQDASHHVYLFSLDGKPEGEIKLPALGTVGFSGRRDDNIAFYSFTSFTYPGTIFKFDVNSNKSELYKQIELNFDFDNYETKQVFYTSKDGTKIPMFIVHKKGLKLDGNNPTYLYSYGGFNISLLPSFSTSRLIFLENGGVFAMPNIRGGGEYGEEWHKAGMLDKKQNVFDDFISAAEYLIKEGYTNPNKLACAGGSNGGLLIGAVINQRPELFKVALPAVGVMDMLRFHKFTIGYYWVVEYGSSDDPEQFKFLYEYSPLHNIKENLNYPAVLVTTADHDDRVVPAHSFKYIATLQEKYKGENPVLIRIETKAGHGAGKPTSKIIEEVADVWSFVFYNLGIEPKY; from the coding sequence ATGAAACTGTTGAACTTCATTTTGTTAACAATAATCATCGCAACAACTTCATATTCGCAAATGAAATATCCTGAAACAAAAAAGGTTGAAGTAGTGGATAACTATCACGGAACGCTTGTAGCTGATCCTTACCGATGGCTTGAAGATGATAACTCCGAAGAGACAAAGGCGTGGGTTGAAGCACAGAACAAAGTTACATTTGAATATCTTTCTAAAATTCCATTCAGGGAAAAAATAAAAGAACGATTCACTGAGCTTTACAATTATCCCAAATACAGCGCACCATTCAGAGCAGGTGATAAATTTTATTTCTTCAAAAATGATGGTTTGCAAAATCAGAGCGTAATGTATGTAATGGATAAACTTGATGGCGAAGAAAAAGTTTTTCTTGACCCAAATAAGTTTGCTGAAGATGGAACAAAATCTCTTTCAAATTATTCTTTCTCAAAGGATGGAAAATGGTTTGCTTATGGTGTATCAACCGGTGGTTCTGACTGGGATGAATTTTTTGTTATGAATGCACAATCCGGAGATAAATTAAAAGACCATCTCAAATGGATAAAGTTTTCCGGAATCGCCTGGAAAGATAACGGATTTTATTACAGCAGATATCCCGAACCAACCGGCTCTGAACTTTCACAAAAAAATCAATTTGCAAAAGTTTATTACCATAAACTTGGGACAGATCAATCAGAAGATATTGTTATTTATGAAGACCCGACACGACCTGACAGGGGATTTTATGCAGGCACAACTGACGATGAACGCTTTCTCATCATTACTTTTTCAGAAGGAACAAGTAATAATGGACTGATTGTAAAAGATTTATCAAATCCAAAATCAGAATTTATAACCATCGTTGATGATTTAAATAATAATTACGGTGTTGTTGATAATGTCGGAGATAAACTATTGGTATTAACGGATTATAAAGCACCAAAGTATCGTTTGATTTTAATAGATCCAAAAAATCCTTCGCGTGAAAACTGGAAGGATGTAATTCCTGAATCAAATAATGTGCTTCAATCCGTTCAGATAATCGGAGAAAAGCTGGTTGCAAAATATATGCAGGATGCAAGTCATCATGTTTATCTTTTCAGTCTTGATGGAAAACCCGAAGGTGAAATAAAGTTACCTGCATTAGGTACTGTGGGGTTTTCGGGAAGAAGAGACGATAACATTGCATTTTATTCTTTCACATCATTCACATATCCCGGAACTATTTTTAAGTTTGATGTGAACTCAAATAAATCTGAACTTTATAAACAAATAGAACTCAATTTTGATTTTGATAACTATGAAACAAAACAGGTATTCTATACAAGCAAGGATGGAACAAAGATTCCGATGTTCATAGTACATAAAAAAGGATTAAAGCTTGATGGAAATAATCCAACTTACCTTTACAGCTATGGTGGATTTAATATTTCATTACTTCCTTCTTTCAGTACTTCGAGATTAATTTTTCTTGAAAACGGTGGAGTGTTTGCAATGCCAAATATTCGCGGTGGTGGTGAGTATGGCGAAGAATGGCACAAAGCAGGTATGCTTGATAAAAAACAAAATGTGTTTGATGATTTTATTTCCGCTGCTGAATATCTAATTAAAGAAGGATACACTAATCCGAACAAACTTGCTTGTGCAGGCGGTTCTAACGGTGGATTATTAATTGGTGCTGTAATTAATCAAAGACCAGAACTATTTAAAGTTGCTCTTCCTGCAGTTGGAGTTATGGATATGCTTCGATTCCATAAATTTACAATAGGTTATTATTGGGTAGTTGAGTACGGCTCAAGTGATGACCCTGAACAATTCAAATTTCTTTATGAATATTCTCCTCTTCACAACATAAAAGAAAACTTAAACTATCCTGCAGTGCTTGTAACAACTGCAGATCACGATGACCGAGTTGTACCGGCACATTCTTTCAAATACATTGCAACACTTCAGGAAAAATATAAAGGTGAAAATCCTGTTCTTATCAGAATAGAAACTAAAGCAGGACACGGTGCCGGGAAACCTACTTCAAAAATAATTGAAGAAGTTGCTGATGTCTGGTCATTTGTGTTTTATAATTTGGGAATCGAGCCAAAATATTAA
- a CDS encoding NAD(P)H-quinone oxidoreductase, which translates to MKAILFDEPCAADKLYIGEFPKPEVGEEEILVEVKATALNRADILQRLGKYPPPTGASPILGLEIAGVVVAKGSKVFKWKTGDKVFGLIPGGGYAQYAVIHEEMAMRIPDKLSFEEAAAIPEAFLTSYQAIVWLAELKANEFILIHAAASGVGTAAIQLAREIGAKIIITASAEKHFICKELGADVLIDYKSQNFKDVVLNATNNYGVDVIIDFIGANYFNDNIDSLTRDGRLILLATLSGGKVNEFDVRQILTKRLKIVGSTLRSRSLDYQIKLTKDFYNFAYDKISSGRIKTIIDKVFDWTDVSEAHKRMEANKNIGKIVLRIN; encoded by the coding sequence ATGAAAGCAATTTTGTTCGATGAACCTTGTGCTGCAGACAAACTTTACATTGGTGAATTTCCAAAACCTGAAGTTGGTGAAGAAGAAATTCTTGTTGAAGTGAAAGCAACTGCACTTAATCGTGCTGATATACTACAACGGCTGGGTAAATATCCACCACCAACCGGAGCCAGTCCGATTCTTGGATTAGAGATTGCCGGCGTTGTTGTTGCAAAAGGTTCGAAAGTATTTAAATGGAAAACCGGAGATAAAGTTTTTGGTTTAATACCAGGCGGAGGTTATGCTCAGTATGCAGTCATTCATGAAGAAATGGCAATGCGCATTCCGGATAAACTAAGCTTCGAAGAAGCTGCTGCAATTCCCGAAGCATTCTTAACTTCATATCAGGCAATTGTGTGGCTTGCAGAACTTAAAGCGAATGAGTTCATTCTCATTCACGCTGCTGCAAGCGGAGTTGGAACAGCTGCAATTCAGCTCGCTCGTGAAATTGGTGCAAAGATTATTATTACAGCATCTGCAGAAAAACATTTTATCTGCAAAGAACTTGGTGCTGATGTTCTGATTGATTACAAATCCCAAAACTTCAAAGATGTGGTTTTGAACGCTACTAATAATTACGGTGTTGATGTAATTATTGATTTTATCGGCGCAAATTACTTTAATGATAACATTGATTCTCTCACAAGAGACGGAAGATTAATTTTACTCGCAACTTTAAGTGGTGGTAAAGTTAATGAGTTTGATGTAAGACAGATTCTTACTAAGCGATTGAAAATTGTCGGCTCAACTTTGCGTTCAAGGTCACTTGATTATCAGATAAAGCTGACAAAAGATTTTTACAATTTTGCTTATGATAAAATTTCTTCGGGAAGAATAAAAACAATTATTGATAAGGTTTTTGATTGGACTGATGTTTCGGAAGCACATAAAAGAATGGAAGCGAACAAAAATATCGGTAAGATTGTTCTGAGAATTAATTAA
- a CDS encoding SDR family oxidoreductase, which produces MQIKDSIFIVTGGSAGIGKATAKMLAEKGGKVLITGRNKEKLELVAKEIGAIAVQADVAKEKDVMKTYDVLMKEFGKLDCLINNAGIGGKWEDVFNLSNQNFLDVYSVNVFGAALMAREAAKIFKQQNYGNIVNISSTAGTKGFSNGTVYSSSKFALRGMTQCWQAELRKYNVRVILVNPSEVTTAFGNDERVERPEVKNKLRPVEIAHTIVSALEMDDRGFIPEVTVWATNPF; this is translated from the coding sequence ATGCAAATAAAAGATAGTATTTTTATTGTCACCGGTGGTAGTGCCGGAATTGGTAAAGCAACAGCAAAAATGCTTGCTGAAAAAGGCGGAAAAGTTTTAATCACCGGAAGAAACAAAGAAAAATTAGAATTGGTGGCAAAAGAAATCGGTGCAATTGCTGTTCAGGCTGATGTTGCAAAAGAAAAAGATGTTATGAAAACATATGATGTTTTAATGAAAGAATTTGGTAAACTCGATTGTCTTATTAACAATGCCGGAATTGGTGGCAAATGGGAAGATGTATTCAACCTTTCAAATCAGAATTTTCTTGATGTGTATTCTGTAAATGTTTTTGGTGCTGCACTTATGGCAAGAGAAGCAGCCAAAATTTTCAAACAACAGAATTATGGCAACATTGTGAACATCTCTTCCACAGCCGGCACAAAAGGTTTTTCTAACGGAACAGTTTATTCATCTTCCAAATTTGCTTTGCGTGGAATGACTCAATGCTGGCAGGCAGAGTTAAGAAAATATAATGTGCGTGTAATACTTGTTAATCCAAGCGAAGTAACAACGGCTTTTGGTAATGACGAAAGAGTTGAAAGACCTGAAGTGAAGAATAAACTTCGTCCGGTTGAAATCGCGCATACAATAGTTTCTGCACTTGAGATGGACGACAGAGGTTTTATTCCCGAAGTAACTGTGTGGGCAACAAATCCTTTTTAG
- a CDS encoding NUDIX hydrolase, which produces MEKNNSSIKWLEIAREIQQLSQTGLAFATNDYEKKRYTRLIEIVSEIIENHTQLEKESVQKYLMNHPGYATPKIDVRAAVIKDNQILLVQESTDKCWAMPGGWADVGDIPSQVAIRETKEESGYDVIPRKVVGVFDANRLGGHLELFHAFKIVFLCDLIGGEARTSDETLDVKFFPLDKLPPLSLNRTNEKHIEEIKLHLTDNLRPTFFD; this is translated from the coding sequence ATGGAAAAGAATAACTCATCAATTAAATGGCTTGAGATTGCAAGAGAAATTCAGCAGCTGTCACAAACAGGTCTTGCATTTGCCACAAATGATTATGAGAAGAAAAGATATACAAGACTTATTGAGATTGTATCTGAAATTATTGAAAATCATACTCAGCTTGAAAAAGAATCTGTTCAAAAATATCTGATGAATCATCCCGGCTATGCAACACCAAAGATTGATGTTCGTGCTGCAGTAATAAAAGATAATCAAATTCTGCTGGTACAGGAATCAACAGATAAATGTTGGGCAATGCCTGGTGGTTGGGCTGATGTTGGAGATATTCCGTCGCAGGTAGCAATAAGAGAAACAAAAGAAGAAAGCGGTTATGATGTAATTCCAAGAAAAGTAGTTGGTGTTTTTGATGCAAACAGACTTGGCGGACATCTTGAACTCTTCCATGCATTCAAAATTGTTTTTCTATGTGATTTAATTGGTGGTGAAGCCAGAACAAGCGATGAAACACTTGATGTAAAATTTTTTCCCTTAGATAAACTTCCACCATTATCATTAAACAGAACAAATGAAAAACATATTGAAGAAATCAAACTACATCTTACAGACAATCTTCGCCCGACCTTTTTTGATTAA
- a CDS encoding tetratricopeptide repeat protein, with amino-acid sequence MKKIFIIFLLNLFGCSFFNQQYYENAYKEYSDGNYQTALYYMDEIIKENENVYEVFVLRSKVNLKLGNTEQAEKDIQKALQIHEDYEAHFIMGKILYDKSDFNNALYHFTQSVEFNNRFTEGYLNRAYTYYKLNDFEKAIADYEKAYELDQNSSVPLVNMGFIYGLIGKNDLAIEYYSKAITVNPGDFNAHYNRAVEYLAQRRNNEALNDLLSASELDNKNTDLLFLIAETRTKLKDYQNAFNDYTKILLTDSLNSLAYYQRGLINIELKREKAACDDFKKAGELGYFDAYEQIKKYCTKKPPVKKRK; translated from the coding sequence ATGAAAAAAATTTTTATAATATTTTTATTAAATCTTTTCGGATGCAGCTTTTTCAATCAGCAGTATTATGAAAATGCATATAAAGAATACTCAGACGGAAATTACCAGACAGCATTGTATTACATGGATGAAATTATCAAAGAGAATGAAAATGTTTACGAAGTATTTGTATTAAGAAGTAAGGTAAATCTTAAACTAGGTAATACTGAGCAGGCAGAAAAAGATATTCAAAAAGCATTGCAAATTCATGAAGATTACGAAGCGCATTTTATTATGGGGAAAATTCTTTATGATAAATCTGATTTTAATAATGCTCTTTATCATTTTACACAATCGGTAGAATTTAATAACCGGTTTACAGAGGGGTATCTGAATCGAGCTTACACTTATTATAAACTTAATGACTTTGAAAAAGCAATCGCAGATTACGAAAAAGCGTACGAACTGGATCAAAACAGTTCCGTGCCTTTAGTTAACATGGGATTTATTTATGGCTTAATCGGTAAAAATGATCTCGCAATAGAATATTATTCAAAAGCTATAACAGTTAATCCGGGTGATTTTAATGCTCATTATAACCGTGCTGTTGAATATTTAGCTCAAAGAAGAAACAACGAAGCATTAAATGATTTGTTAAGTGCTTCGGAACTGGATAATAAAAACACCGATTTATTATTCCTTATTGCAGAAACAAGAACAAAGTTAAAAGATTATCAGAATGCATTTAACGACTATACAAAAATTCTTTTAACTGATTCACTCAACTCACTTGCATACTATCAGCGCGGACTAATTAATATTGAATTGAAAAGAGAAAAAGCAGCGTGCGATGATTTTAAGAAAGCCGGTGAACTGGGTTACTTTGATGCTTATGAACAGATAAAAAAATATTGCACTAAAAAACCTCCTGTGAAGAAAAGGAAATAA
- a CDS encoding 4Fe-4S dicluster domain-containing protein, whose product MAVFITDDCISCNACEVECPNNAIYNAGDPWILAGESHDPLNEEHTYIAPDKCTECVGFYDSPQCIPACPSDAIIMDPNRQETKEQLMAKKEFLDKVGR is encoded by the coding sequence ATGGCAGTATTTATTACAGATGATTGTATTTCCTGCAATGCTTGTGAAGTTGAATGTCCGAACAACGCAATCTACAATGCAGGTGATCCATGGATTCTTGCTGGCGAGTCACACGATCCATTAAATGAAGAACACACATACATTGCACCTGATAAATGCACCGAATGTGTCGGATTTTATGATTCTCCACAATGTATTCCTGCTTGTCCTTCTGATGCAATAATAATGGATCCAAACCGTCAGGAAACCAAAGAGCAACTGATGGCAAAGAAAGAATTTCTGGATAAAGTAGGAAGGTAA
- a CDS encoding undecaprenyl-phosphate glucose phosphotransferase — protein sequence MIVNKRTIKIARLLSDLILLNLVFILSAVLAQSWEILLQRNYMFILLALLNLVWYFYTNLSGFYNDFFTRRFSTQFFNIVKSSIVQVLITIAFIFFVKEDLFTRNFIVYLGVFLTIAISIRTIIFKKSLKQLHKKGISVRNLIIVGAGETGKNFKETICDVPEFGYRFIGFVDDEKSDENYLGKISELDKILKSYQIEDVVITLPEEESSLLDEIIRICNINAVKVHLIPDYFRFLSNRFQVSSIGSFPVITARDEPLEEASRRFLKRSFDIVFSLFVIIFIFSWLFPLIALLIKISSKGPVFYLQERVGVRDQKFKCYKFRTMRTEMQKVEFKPVTEDDPRVTPIGKFLRRSNIDELPQFFNVLKGEMSVVGPRPHPIPFHNKYSEYFEAIKLRHNVKPGITGWAQVHGYRGDVPDEEENRKRTLQRIKYDLWYIENWSFKLDLQIIMMTVWQMITGKTNAV from the coding sequence ATGATTGTAAATAAAAGAACAATTAAAATTGCCAGGTTACTTAGCGATTTAATTCTGCTTAATCTTGTTTTTATTCTATCTGCAGTTCTTGCACAGTCGTGGGAAATTCTGCTTCAGCGCAATTATATGTTTATACTTCTCGCTTTGCTGAATCTTGTCTGGTACTTTTACACAAATCTTTCCGGATTTTATAATGATTTTTTCACAAGAAGATTTTCGACTCAGTTTTTCAATATCGTCAAAAGCTCAATCGTTCAGGTATTGATTACTATTGCATTTATCTTCTTTGTTAAAGAAGATTTATTCACAAGAAACTTTATTGTTTATCTTGGAGTGTTTCTAACAATTGCAATAAGCATTCGCACTATAATATTTAAAAAATCTCTAAAGCAATTACACAAAAAGGGAATAAGCGTCAGAAATCTGATAATAGTTGGAGCCGGCGAGACAGGTAAAAACTTTAAAGAAACAATCTGCGATGTTCCGGAATTCGGTTACAGATTTATTGGATTTGTTGATGATGAAAAATCCGATGAAAACTATCTTGGCAAAATTTCTGAACTGGATAAAATTCTTAAATCATATCAGATTGAAGATGTTGTTATAACTTTACCTGAAGAAGAATCATCTCTGCTGGATGAAATCATCCGTATCTGCAACATCAACGCTGTTAAAGTTCACCTCATTCCTGATTATTTCAGATTTCTTTCAAACCGGTTTCAGGTAAGTTCAATTGGCTCATTCCCTGTAATCACTGCGCGCGATGAACCTCTTGAAGAAGCAAGCAGAAGATTTCTGAAAAGAAGTTTTGATATTGTTTTCTCTTTGTTCGTGATAATCTTCATCTTCAGCTGGTTGTTTCCTTTGATTGCTTTGTTGATTAAAATCAGTTCAAAAGGTCCTGTATTTTATTTGCAGGAAAGAGTTGGTGTTCGTGATCAGAAATTCAAATGCTATAAGTTCAGAACGATGAGAACTGAAATGCAGAAAGTTGAGTTTAAACCTGTCACTGAAGATGACCCACGGGTTACACCAATCGGTAAATTTTTAAGAAGGTCTAACATTGACGAGCTTCCTCAGTTCTTTAATGTTCTCAAAGGAGAAATGTCTGTTGTTGGACCAAGACCTCATCCAATTCCTTTTCATAACAAATACAGCGAGTATTTTGAAGCGATTAAGTTGAGACATAATGTAAAGCCCGGAATAACCGGTTGGGCACAGGTTCATGGTTATCGCGGTGATGTTCCCGATGAAGAAGAGAACAGAAAAAGAACTTTGCAACGAATCAAGTATGATTTATGGTATATCGAAAACTGGTCTTTCAAACTTGATTTGCAGATCATTATGATGACTGTCTGGCAGATGATAACCGGAAAGACGAATGCCGTTTGA
- a CDS encoding glycosyltransferase: MKIALVHEWLVFYAGGERVFESFTNIWKDADVFALVDFLNDEHRKIILKGKHANTTFIQKLPFAEKKFRSYLPLFPLAIERLNFSNYDVIISSSHAVTKGVRKKQNQLHISYCHSPMRYIWDEAETYFEAAKLNRGIKKIIATKILNYLRKWDLKTAKRPDYLLANSNYIAEKLKRIYNRESTVIYPPVDVDKFTCVEQKDDYYFVASRLVPYKRIDLIIEAFAQMPDKRLIIAGTGPELEKLKNKFLINVEFLGYQDEQALKDLMQKAKAFVFAAEEDFGIVVVEAMACGTPVIALNKGGTAETVIDGKTGILFNEQTVEDIKDAIKRFEKIEDTFNHKEIAEHTRKFSRQIFEQNMKNYVDEKIEQFFGKNSRK; this comes from the coding sequence ATGAAAATAGCTTTGGTTCACGAGTGGCTCGTGTTTTATGCTGGTGGTGAAAGAGTTTTTGAATCATTCACAAACATCTGGAAAGATGCCGATGTTTTTGCACTCGTAGATTTTCTTAATGATGAACATCGGAAGATAATTCTTAAAGGAAAACACGCTAATACAACTTTCATTCAGAAACTGCCTTTTGCTGAAAAAAAATTCAGATCATATCTGCCACTATTTCCACTGGCAATTGAGCGTTTAAATTTCAGCAACTATGATGTGATTATCTCAAGCTCGCATGCAGTTACAAAAGGTGTTCGCAAAAAGCAAAATCAATTGCACATCAGCTATTGTCATTCGCCGATGCGTTACATTTGGGATGAAGCTGAGACATACTTTGAAGCTGCGAAACTAAATCGTGGTATAAAAAAAATTATCGCAACAAAAATTCTTAACTATCTTAGAAAATGGGATTTGAAAACCGCAAAGCGACCGGATTATCTTCTTGCTAATTCAAATTACATCGCTGAAAAATTAAAAAGAATTTACAATCGTGAATCAACAGTGATTTATCCTCCTGTTGATGTTGATAAATTTACTTGTGTTGAACAGAAAGATGATTACTATTTTGTAGCTTCAAGATTAGTTCCTTACAAAAGAATTGACTTAATTATTGAAGCATTTGCACAAATGCCGGACAAAAGATTAATTATTGCCGGAACCGGACCTGAGCTGGAGAAATTGAAAAATAAATTTCTTATTAATGTAGAATTTCTTGGTTATCAGGATGAACAGGCTTTAAAGGATTTAATGCAAAAAGCCAAAGCTTTTGTTTTTGCAGCCGAAGAGGATTTTGGAATCGTAGTTGTTGAAGCAATGGCTTGCGGAACGCCTGTTATTGCCTTGAATAAAGGCGGTACTGCCGAAACTGTTATTGACGGCAAAACAGGAATATTATTTAATGAACAAACAGTAGAAGATATTAAAGATGCAATAAAAAGATTCGAAAAGATTGAAGACACTTTTAATCATAAAGAGATTGCAGAGCATACAAGAAAATTCAGCCGACAAATATTTGAACAGAATATGAAAAACTATGTTGATGAAAAGATTGAACAATTCTTCGGAAAGAACTCACGCAAATGA